A window from Aerococcus sp. Group 1 encodes these proteins:
- a CDS encoding transposase — protein MAANCYISKALKTAITFALSETIAMTLIGKQHNVSVSTVIRLLEERGKALLPKFNYLPQCLSFDEFKSVKNVSGAMSFIFIDPLNHRLIDIVENRQKNELIHYFMRFSYKSRQAVKIVTIDMYSPYIEVIRACFPNAKILFDRFHVIQHLNLAINSVRIQLMNHIRYQSPRDYRKLKQLWKLPLKNEWELDYKNLYTHRLFDGLVSEQMIVDYLINLSPELSRTYTYVNRLKYSIYTHDIQSFKDLLIEVKKYTFPRRVRTIFSNLRKISRRYL, from the coding sequence GTGGCAGCTAATTGCTATATTTCTAAAGCGCTAAAAACTGCGATTACTTTTGCTCTTAGTGAAACGATAGCGATGACTCTTATCGGTAAACAACACAATGTTTCTGTATCGACGGTGATTCGTCTTCTAGAAGAAAGAGGGAAAGCATTACTACCTAAATTTAATTATTTGCCCCAGTGCCTTTCTTTTGATGAATTTAAATCAGTGAAAAATGTTAGTGGCGCGATGAGCTTTATTTTTATTGATCCCCTAAACCATCGGTTAATTGATATTGTTGAAAATCGACAAAAGAACGAATTAATCCACTACTTTATGCGTTTTTCTTACAAAAGTCGACAAGCTGTCAAAATAGTTACGATTGATATGTATAGCCCTTATATTGAAGTTATCCGCGCTTGTTTCCCTAATGCAAAGATACTATTTGATCGTTTTCACGTTATTCAACATCTTAATCTGGCAATCAACTCCGTACGTATTCAACTGATGAATCATATTCGCTATCAATCACCACGTGATTATCGCAAATTAAAACAGTTATGGAAGTTACCTTTAAAAAATGAATGGGAACTTGACTATAAAAACTTATATACACATCGACTTTTTGACGGTCTCGTTTCAGAACAGATGATTGTCGATTACCTCATCAATTTATCTCCCGAATTGTCACGTACCTATACCTATGTTAATCGCCTAAAATACAGTATTTATACCCATGACATTCAGTCATTTAAAGACTTACTCATTGAAGTCAAGAAGTACACTTTTCCACGTAGAGTACGAACCATTTTTTCAAACCTTAGAAAGATATCAAGAAGGTATTTGTGA
- a CDS encoding transposase: MTFSHLKTYSLKSRSTLFHVEYEPFFQTLERYQEGICEALTYTLSNGPIEGMNNKTKLIKRTGYGYHRFDHLRIRIIMASRLVCNDFQPRPLTFSEAA, encoded by the coding sequence ATGACATTCAGTCATTTAAAGACTTACTCATTGAAGTCAAGAAGTACACTTTTCCACGTAGAGTACGAACCATTTTTTCAAACCTTAGAAAGATATCAAGAAGGTATTTGTGAAGCTTTAACGTATACTTTATCTAACGGTCCAATAGAAGGAATGAACAATAAAACGAAACTGATCAAGCGCACAGGTTATGGCTACCATCGTTTTGATCATTTAAGAATACGTATAATAATGGCTTCTCGCTTGGTATGTAATGATTTCCAACCTCGTCCACTCACTTTTTCAGAAGCAGCATAA
- a CDS encoding MetQ/NlpA family ABC transporter substrate-binding protein: MKKWILRLMALLAAFTLVACQSGNTDSDKTVKVGVVGEKNDEWDYLKDELKEKEGIDIELVKFTDYRMPIEALEHHEIDMHSALTEIYMDNMNEESGYHNTTIGYTTLNPMGVFSNKIEKIDQVKEGDKVAVPNDVSNESRALLLLQEAGLIKLNPDKGLMPTVEDITENPKNLEFITLDSNQTASALNDVTISCINNDMAADAGFVPTKDSIYLEKATDSSKPYWNVIAVDEKNKDNETYKKIVKYYQTPEVAKIIDEKSNGSSIPIWESQK; the protein is encoded by the coding sequence ATGAAGAAATGGATTTTACGCCTAATGGCCCTATTAGCTGCTTTTACCCTAGTGGCTTGTCAATCAGGCAATACTGATAGTGATAAAACGGTAAAAGTAGGGGTAGTTGGTGAGAAAAATGACGAATGGGACTACTTAAAGGATGAATTGAAGGAAAAAGAAGGCATTGACATCGAATTGGTCAAATTTACTGATTACCGGATGCCAATTGAAGCCTTGGAGCACCATGAAATCGATATGCATAGTGCCTTAACCGAAATTTATATGGATAATATGAATGAAGAATCTGGCTATCACAACACCACGATCGGTTATACCACCCTTAACCCCATGGGAGTCTTCTCCAATAAGATTGAAAAGATTGATCAAGTTAAAGAGGGCGACAAGGTAGCTGTACCTAATGATGTCTCAAATGAAAGTCGGGCACTCTTACTCCTTCAAGAAGCAGGGTTAATCAAATTAAACCCAGATAAAGGGCTCATGCCAACGGTTGAAGATATCACTGAAAATCCAAAGAATTTGGAATTCATTACCCTAGATTCCAACCAAACAGCTAGTGCTTTAAACGACGTGACGATTTCTTGCATCAATAACGATATGGCCGCTGACGCAGGCTTTGTGCCAACCAAAGATTCCATTTATTTAGAAAAGGCGACCGATAGTTCTAAGCCTTATTGGAATGTCATTGCCGTTGATGAAAAGAATAAGGATAATGAAACTTATAAGAAGATTGTGAAGTACTACCAAACCCCTGAAGTCGCTAAAATTATCGATGAAAAAAGTAATGGCTCAAGTATTCCAATTTGGGAAAGCCAAAAATAA
- a CDS encoding fructose-specific PTS transporter subunit EIIC, whose product MKLSDLFVKEAMDLNLQTESKKDTLVHLAKRFSDCGGVSDAEAYVEKLEAREAQSTTGVGDEIAIPHAQHESIKEAAIIFARSAEGIEWESFDGQPAKLIFMIAAPEGGGGEHLKALAQLSKVLLKDGVKDALLKAESPDEVLEIIKAHDESEEATEENSEAKAAAVEADKTDTDNDVYIVAVTACPTGIAHTYMAEERLKKAGQAAGYRIKVETNGQSGVENRLTKKDIEEATAVIVAADKQVEMARFDGKPIIIVPVGDGVNKADQLVERAANDKLPIYHAKKGQNAEEEESSDGETLGRLAYKHLMNGVSHMLPFVVAGGILIALSFFWGITSADPAADDYNQIAQALNTVGNLSFAMMLPMLAGFIGHSMADRIGLVIGVIGGICAEPSKFAAFTGVGIFENSVSSGFLGALVAGFLAGGIVWLLEKLFAWLPKSLNGMKSIFLYPVLGVLIMGFLMLFVINGPMGAVMNGLMSLINSIPPSMTIILGFVVGAMMSIDMGGPINKAAYVTGTALVTASAGAGSNVMAAVMCGGMVPPLAIGISATLQKSLWSEEERNSAYVNYVMGAAFITEGAIPFAAKDPVHVIPPLALGSGIAGALSMFFGCVSYVPHGGVFAVLAGGVTNGLMFLLSWLIGGAIAGILLNVFLNRAKTSEQAQKAE is encoded by the coding sequence ATGAAATTATCTGATTTATTTGTCAAAGAGGCTATGGATCTCAACTTACAAACTGAAAGTAAAAAAGATACCCTAGTCCATCTAGCTAAGCGTTTCTCAGATTGTGGAGGCGTCAGTGATGCTGAGGCTTACGTGGAAAAATTAGAAGCCAGAGAAGCCCAATCCACTACTGGCGTTGGTGATGAGATTGCCATTCCTCATGCCCAACATGAATCAATCAAAGAAGCTGCTATTATTTTTGCTCGGAGCGCAGAAGGAATTGAATGGGAATCCTTTGACGGTCAACCAGCTAAATTAATCTTTATGATTGCTGCTCCAGAAGGGGGCGGTGGGGAACACCTGAAGGCTTTAGCCCAATTGTCTAAAGTCTTGTTAAAAGACGGAGTCAAAGATGCTTTATTAAAAGCAGAAAGTCCTGATGAAGTCCTAGAAATTATCAAGGCCCATGATGAAAGTGAAGAAGCAACGGAAGAAAATAGTGAAGCCAAAGCTGCAGCAGTTGAAGCGGATAAGACTGATACTGATAATGATGTATATATCGTTGCCGTGACCGCTTGTCCAACTGGGATTGCCCATACTTATATGGCGGAAGAACGCTTGAAAAAAGCTGGACAAGCCGCTGGTTACCGGATTAAGGTTGAAACTAATGGTCAAAGTGGGGTAGAAAACCGCTTAACCAAAAAAGATATTGAAGAAGCGACAGCTGTTATTGTTGCTGCTGACAAACAAGTTGAAATGGCTCGTTTCGATGGCAAACCGATCATTATTGTACCGGTTGGTGATGGCGTTAACAAGGCTGACCAGTTAGTGGAACGAGCAGCCAATGATAAGCTACCAATCTATCATGCTAAGAAAGGCCAAAATGCTGAAGAAGAAGAGAGCTCAGATGGCGAAACATTAGGCCGTTTAGCTTATAAGCACTTAATGAATGGTGTTTCTCATATGTTGCCATTCGTTGTTGCTGGTGGTATCTTAATTGCCTTGTCTTTCTTCTGGGGCATTACATCCGCTGATCCAGCTGCTGATGACTATAACCAAATTGCGCAAGCCTTGAATACAGTAGGTAACTTATCCTTTGCCATGATGCTACCTATGTTGGCTGGTTTTATCGGTCATTCCATGGCAGACCGTATCGGTTTAGTTATCGGGGTTATTGGTGGTATCTGTGCGGAGCCAAGTAAATTTGCTGCCTTTACTGGGGTTGGGATTTTTGAAAATTCGGTTTCCTCTGGTTTCCTTGGCGCCTTGGTTGCTGGTTTCTTAGCCGGCGGTATTGTTTGGCTATTAGAAAAATTATTTGCCTGGCTACCTAAATCCTTAAACGGGATGAAATCGATCTTCCTATACCCAGTCCTTGGGGTATTGATTATGGGCTTCTTGATGCTCTTTGTGATCAATGGACCAATGGGCGCAGTGATGAACGGCTTAATGAGCCTTATCAATAGTATTCCACCTTCCATGACCATTATTTTAGGTTTTGTGGTTGGAGCGATGATGTCTATCGATATGGGTGGTCCGATTAATAAAGCCGCCTATGTTACTGGTACGGCTTTAGTCACCGCATCAGCTGGTGCAGGATCTAACGTGATGGCAGCCGTTATGTGTGGGGGTATGGTTCCACCATTAGCCATTGGTATCTCTGCAACCCTGCAAAAGAGTCTATGGTCTGAAGAAGAACGTAATAGTGCCTATGTCAATTATGTGATGGGAGCTGCCTTCATTACTGAAGGGGCGATTCCTTTTGCTGCTAAAGACCCAGTACACGTGATTCCACCACTAGCCCTTGGTTCAGGAATTGCCGGAGCTTTAAGCATGTTCTTTGGCTGTGTTTCTTATGTTCCTCACGGCGGTGTATTTGCAGTCTTAGCCGGGGGGGTAACTAATGGCCTAATGTTCTTGCTCTCATGGTTAATCGGTGGGGCAATTGCCGGAATCTTACTAAACGTTTTCTTAAACCGCGCCAAAACTAGTGAACAAGCGCAAAAAGCTGAATAA
- the pfkB gene encoding 1-phosphofructokinase: MIYTITFNPAVDLVMQVDDIKLGDLNRSHEDHYVAGGKGINASVVFQRLGKENIATGFIGGFSGQFIIDELEVEGVNTHFIELDQPTRINVKLKGPQETEINAQGPIVDADKFEELMTYLNKELTENDTVFLAGNAAPGLDEEAYISIAKLCLEKNANFVLDSNKQLLKACLEYKPFIIKPNREELGELFETQIESDADLIKYAKALQEAGALNVLVSLGGDGSLLLTEAGDIYRANVPTGKVINSVGAGDSMLSGFISAYVESKDYAESLKIAAATGSGTAFSVGITTKDLVEDLVDQIVVKKEN, encoded by the coding sequence ATGATTTATACCATTACCTTTAATCCAGCTGTGGATTTAGTAATGCAAGTTGATGATATAAAATTAGGTGACCTAAACCGCTCCCATGAAGACCACTATGTGGCAGGTGGTAAAGGGATTAATGCATCAGTCGTCTTCCAGCGTTTAGGTAAGGAAAATATTGCCACTGGTTTTATCGGTGGGTTTTCTGGTCAATTTATTATTGATGAATTAGAAGTCGAAGGGGTTAATACCCATTTTATCGAGCTTGACCAGCCTACTCGGATTAATGTGAAGCTCAAAGGCCCACAAGAAACTGAAATTAATGCCCAAGGACCAATAGTCGATGCTGATAAATTCGAGGAATTAATGACTTACCTGAATAAAGAACTGACAGAAAATGATACGGTCTTTCTAGCAGGTAATGCCGCCCCTGGATTGGATGAAGAAGCTTATATCAGTATTGCTAAATTGTGCCTCGAGAAAAACGCCAACTTTGTTTTAGATTCTAATAAGCAATTACTAAAAGCATGTTTAGAATATAAACCTTTTATTATTAAACCTAACCGTGAGGAACTTGGTGAATTATTCGAAACTCAGATTGAGTCAGACGCTGATTTAATAAAATATGCTAAGGCCTTACAAGAAGCCGGAGCTTTAAATGTTTTAGTATCACTAGGTGGTGATGGGAGCTTACTGCTAACTGAAGCTGGGGATATCTACCGGGCTAATGTGCCTACAGGAAAGGTTATAAATTCTGTAGGAGCTGGCGATTCCATGTTGTCTGGTTTTATAAGTGCTTATGTTGAAAGTAAGGACTATGCCGAATCATTAAAAATCGCTGCAGCTACTGGATCAGGAACAGCCTTTTCCGTTGGCATTACGACGAAGGACTTAGTTGAAGACTTAGTTGATCAAATTGTCGTTAAGAAAGAAAATTAA
- a CDS encoding DeoR/GlpR family DNA-binding transcription regulator produces MLTEERQKYIMEALTKVPILNLQEVSKQLAVSESTIRRDFDSLEKAGKLERIHGGAKRVQQRNMEASLSEKSQVNVLEKQLIGKLAGEMVADHDTIYLDSGTTTIEMIPWIINKEIIVVTNGLEVAQALYQSQIHTIVVGGEIKESTGTLIGGIALSQVQSFNFDKAFIGMNGIDLDTGYTTPDIEEAQIKKAAIDHSRYRYILADASKFDQSTFCHVCDLDRAILLTNESNSKYENYMKIMEVSQ; encoded by the coding sequence ATGCTTACCGAAGAAAGGCAAAAGTATATTATGGAAGCCTTAACCAAAGTTCCTATCTTAAATCTTCAGGAGGTATCAAAACAGTTAGCTGTTTCTGAATCAACTATTAGAAGAGATTTTGATAGTTTGGAAAAGGCGGGGAAATTAGAACGTATTCATGGTGGAGCCAAAAGAGTTCAGCAACGTAATATGGAAGCTTCCTTATCCGAGAAAAGCCAAGTGAATGTTTTAGAAAAACAACTCATTGGAAAATTAGCCGGAGAAATGGTTGCTGATCATGACACGATTTATCTTGATTCTGGTACCACGACGATTGAAATGATTCCCTGGATTATTAATAAGGAAATTATTGTTGTGACTAATGGCTTGGAAGTTGCCCAAGCTCTCTATCAATCACAGATCCACACCATTGTTGTGGGCGGTGAAATTAAAGAAAGCACGGGAACCTTGATCGGTGGCATAGCCTTATCTCAAGTTCAATCTTTTAACTTTGATAAAGCTTTTATAGGAATGAATGGCATTGATCTTGATACAGGATATACCACACCTGACATTGAGGAAGCACAAATTAAGAAGGCGGCAATTGACCATAGTCGTTACCGTTATATCTTGGCTGATGCAAGTAAATTTGACCAAAGTACTTTCTGTCACGTCTGTGACTTAGACCGAGCTATTTTATTAACTAATGAGAGCAATTCAAAATATGAAAACTATATGAAAATTATGGAGGTATCTCAATGA